A part of Aegilops tauschii subsp. strangulata cultivar AL8/78 chromosome 2, Aet v6.0, whole genome shotgun sequence genomic DNA contains:
- the LOC109735537 gene encoding reticulon-like protein B11, producing MATHHRPLHALLGGGAVADLLLWRRRNASAAAVAGASVVWFLFERAGYSLASVLSNALLLLVVILFFWAKSASLLNRPLPPVPNLEVSDVVVEKAVVRALVWVNKVLAVAHDIAIKRDRTVFIQVIMALWVVSCIGMLFNFFTLIYIGVLLALLVPPVYERHQDVIDEKVGLVHSILSRHLNTAISKTGQPPKQKKAE from the exons ATGGCCACCCACCACCGGCCCCTCCACGCCCTCCTCGGCGGCGGCGCAG TCGCCGACCTGCTGCTCTGGAGGCGGAGGAACGCCTCCGCGGCGGCCGTGGCCGGCGCCTCGGTCGTCTGGTTCCTCTTCGAGCGCGCCGGGTACAGCCTCGCGTCGGTCCTCTCCaacgccctcctcctcctcgtcgtcatccTCTTCTTCTGGGCCAAGTCCGCCTCGCTGCTCAACAG ACCTCTTCCACCAGTGCCTAATCTAGAGGTCTCAGATGTGGTTGTTGAGAAAGCTGTAGTTCGGGCTCTTGTATGGGTAAACAAGGTGTTGGCTGTTGCCCATGACATTGCCATCAAGAGAGACAGGACAGTTTTTATACAG GTTATAATGGCTCTATGGGTGGTTTCATGTATTGGGATGCTCTTCAACTTCTTTACGCTCATTTACATTG GTGTACTACTCGCTCTGTTGGTTCCCCCGGTATATGAGAGGCACCAGGATGTTATTGATGAAAAGGTTGGTTTAGTACACAGCATACTGTCAAGGCACTTGAATACCGCCATTAGCAAGACAGGGCAACCACCTAAACAAAAGAAGGCCGAGTAG
- the LOC109735538 gene encoding disease resistance protein RGA5 — translation MEDAVVSAATGAMGPVMGKLVALLGDEYRRLRSIHTEIKTLTRELETIDAFLENMAEAEDPNPQDKAWMKEVRELSYDVEDNLDEFMARVVADKSSKPEGLVDNIKSKLKRLKARHEIAKAIEDLKKHAIEVSQRNKRYRDHAISNTSRSPKIVDPRALAIFEDVSKLVGVDGPKKELLQRLADDQQQTKLVAIVGFGGLGKTTIANQVYQELKGQFEYRAFLSVSRNPDIVNVMSNIYGQLNHGYSGGGTENLQTLIAKILEFLQNKRYLIVVDDIWKVDDWNAIKCAFPRTSPGSKIISTTRINDVAESCCSSFSGHIYNLRPLNMMQSRQLLYTRLFNSEEKCPSDLKEIADQILQKCDGLPLAIVAISGVLAHKASKKDKWNQVKDSIGRALRNSSVEAMVNIIALSYLDLPRHLKTCLLYLSIFPEDHIIEKENLIKRWVGEGFICKESSRTMYESGEIYFNDLINRSLIQPTGIDGKCSEVKSCRVHDTVHDFIVSKAVDENFVTVIGVPGVNHDPQMKVRRLSLQNNGEIPACLIVSNARSLHVFGRNAKIPSVSQFGLLRVMDFEDCWQLKDYDLAGIGNLLHLKYLRLKHTGALKALPEELARLQELQIDIDGSVYEMEFPEAFQRLVCNVALYLNGHNKVPDETASVQRLRVLEGLSVYLQSVEFLKGLGQLKNLRRLGMVLIYYHCGRDWEANLKQAQSSVCELGKAGLESLHLYIDEEVVEIFEMDSWFSVPPYALRELVIEGKSVTRVPTWMASLDNLEKLHLRIYKMPEEEVKILGGLPSLRHLCIEWADFDYDDMFDDPPMEVVEAALRKAMEDHPNRPTLVWTTEWDPLPSFLQLRS, via the exons ATGGAGGATGCTGTGGTGAGCGCGGCGACGGGGGCCATGGGACCCGTTATGGGGAAGCTGGTCGCTCTGCTCGGCGATGAGTATCGGCGCCTGAGGAGTATACACACCGAGATCAAGACCCTCACTCGGGAGCTCGAAACTATCGATGCTTTCCTCGAGAACATGGCGGAGGCGGAGGATCCGAACCCGCAGGACAAGGCGTGGATGAAGGAGGTGCGGGAGCTGTCCTATGACGTCGAGGACAACCTCGATGAGTTCATGGCTCGCGTCGTCGCCGACAAATCCTCCAAGCCGGAAGGACTCGTGGACAATATCAAGAGCAAGCTGAAGAGACTCAAGGCTCGCCATGAGATCGCCAAGGCGAtcgaagatctcaagaaacatgCCATCGAGGTGAGCCAGAGGAACAAGAGGTACAGGGACCACGCCATCTCCAACACCAGCAGGTCGCCCAAGATTGTTGACCCCCGAGCTCTTGCCATCTTCGAGGACGTGTCTAAACTTGTTGGGGTCGATGGACCCAAGAAAGAGCTCCTCCAACGCTTGGCCGATGACCAGCAACAAACAAAGTTGGTCGCTATTGTTGGGTTTGGAGGATTGGGCAAGACAACAATTGCCAACCAGGTATACCAAGAGCTCAAAGGGCAATTCGAATATCGTGCCTTCTTATCCGTGTCACGGAATCCAGACATCGTTAACGTTATGAGTAATATTTATGGCCAATTGAATCATGGGTATTCTGGTGGCGGCACTGAGAACTTGCAGACACTCATCGCAAAGATTTTGGAGTTCCTCCAAAACAAAAG GTACTTAATTGTTGTTGATGATATATGGAAGGTCGATGATTGGAATGCTATCAAGTGTGCATTTCCCAGAACAAGTCCGGGGAGTAAGATAATCAGCACTACTCGTATAAATGATGTCGCTGAATCATGTTGTTCATCATTTAGTGGCCACATATACAATTTAAGGCCTCTTAATATGATGCAATCGAGACAACTGCTGTATACAAGACTATTCAACTCTGAAGAGAAATGCCCTTCGGACCTTAAGGAAATCGCTGACCAGATTTTGCAGAAATGTGATGGCTTACCTTTGGCAATCGTTGCTATATCTGGTGTCTTGGCTCACAAGGCAAGTAAAAAGGATAAATGGAATCAAGTGAAGGACTCAATTGGCCGTGCACTAAGAAATTCTAGCGTTGAAGCAATGGTAAATATAATAGCCCTTAGTTACTTGGATCTTCCTCGTCATCTCAAAACTTGTTTGTTGTATCTGAGTATATTCCCAGAAGATCATATTATCGAGAAGGAGAACTTGATAAAGAGATGGGTTGGCGAGGGATTTATATGTAAAGAGAGCAGTCGTACAATGTATGAGTCGGGAGAGATATatttcaatgacctcatcaacaGGAGCCTGATCCAGCCCACGGGGATTGATGGGAAATGTAGTGAGGTCAAGAGTTGCCGAGTTCACGACACTGTTCATGATTTCATTGTGTCGAAGGCCGTGGATGAGAACTTTGTTACTGTAATAGGTGTACCTGGTGTAAATCATGATCCACAGATGAAGGTTCGTCGGTTGTCCCTGCAGAACAACGGAGAGATTCCGGCGTGTCTGATTGTATCTAATGCTCGGTCACTCCATGTTTTCGGGCGTAATGCGAAGATTCCGTCTGTGTCGCAGTTCGGGCTCTTGCGTGTCATGGACTTTGAAGACTGTTGGCAGTTAAAGGATTACGACCTTGCTGGCATCGGAAATTTGCTGCACCTCAAGTACCTGAGGCTCAAGCACACAGGTGCACTCAAAGCGCTCCCGGAAGAGCTAGCAAGGCTGCAGGAGTTGCAGATTGATATAGATGGATCCGTCTACGAGATGGAATTCCCAGAGGCCTTCCAACGGCTGGTATGTAATGTAGCTCTATATCTTAATGGGCATAATAAGGTGCCGGATGAGACGGCATCCGTGCAAAGGCTAAGAGTGTTGGAAGGTCTAAGTGTCTACCTTCAGTCAGTTGAGTTTCTCAAGGGGCTTGGCCAACTGAAAAACCTAAGGAGGCTGGGCATGGTATTAATATACTACCATTGTGGCCGTGATTGGGAGGCGAATCTGAAGCAGGCACAATCTTCCGTGTGTGAGCTGGGAAAAGCAGGACTCGAGTCTCTGCACCTTTACATCGACGAGGAAGTGGTTGAGATCTTCGAGATGGATTCATGGTTCTCCGTTCCTCCTTATGCCCTGCGGGAGCTTGTCATCGAGGGGAAATCAGTCACAAGAGTTCCGACATGGATGGCCTCGCTTGACAACCTCGAGAAACTGCACCTCCGCATATATAAGATGCCTGAGGAAGAGGTGAAGATCCTGGGTGGCCTGCCATCTCTGCGTCATCTCTGTATCGAGTGGGCTGATTTTGATTATGACGACATGTTTGACGACCCCCCCATGGAGGTGGTTGAGGCTGCTTTACGGAAAGCGATGGAAGACCATCCCAACCGTCCTACCTTGGTCTGGACAACTGAGTGGGACCCATTGCCTAGCTTCTTGCAG CTCCGAAGTTAA